One part of the Mesorhizobium sp. M4B.F.Ca.ET.058.02.1.1 genome encodes these proteins:
- the msrB gene encoding peptide-methionine (R)-S-oxide reductase MsrB encodes MNRRDLLLSGAAAAAVLAGTAALLRIGGAPNARAAETFEVTKTDAEWRAILSDAAYNVLRKEGTEYPGTSPLLDEHRKGIFACAGCDLPVYPSETKFDSGTGWPSFWQEIPKAIGTTADRSLGMTRTEVHCRRCGGHLGHVFDDGPPPTGLRHCINGVALSFKPAAA; translated from the coding sequence ATGAACCGTCGCGATCTTCTCCTGAGCGGCGCCGCGGCCGCCGCGGTCCTAGCCGGCACGGCTGCCTTGCTGCGCATTGGTGGCGCGCCAAATGCCCGCGCCGCCGAGACCTTCGAAGTGACCAAGACCGACGCCGAATGGCGCGCCATCCTGTCCGACGCGGCCTACAATGTGCTGCGCAAGGAAGGCACCGAATATCCAGGCACCAGCCCGCTGCTCGACGAGCACCGCAAGGGCATCTTCGCCTGCGCCGGCTGCGACCTGCCGGTCTATCCCTCGGAGACCAAATTCGATTCCGGCACCGGTTGGCCGAGCTTCTGGCAGGAAATTCCCAAGGCCATCGGCACGACCGCAGACCGGTCGCTCGGCATGACCCGCACCGAGGTGCATTGCCGCCGCTGCGGCGGCCATCTCGGCCATGTCTTCGACGACGGCCCGCCGCCGACCGGTCTGCGCCATTGCATCAACGGCGTGGCGCTGAGCTTCAAGCCGGCCGCCGCCTAA